The following proteins come from a genomic window of Rutidosis leptorrhynchoides isolate AG116_Rl617_1_P2 chromosome 10, CSIRO_AGI_Rlap_v1, whole genome shotgun sequence:
- the LOC139872242 gene encoding peptidyl-prolyl cis-trans isomerase FKBP17-2, chloroplastic-like isoform X2, which translates to MATFFGSPAFVSHPVVRTQHLSSSSQSPPPTPPSQPPSQPPSLSKSSQEPQQPLVVSSDKAQRSSRGTNADSTDWIASSLTRRFGLGAGLAWAGFLTFGVVSEQVKTRFEVNQQEANTRYYELRVGGGAIPRKGDLVVIDIKGSVQGDGVFVDTFGRDKKPLALVVGSRPYSKGMCEGVEMVLRSMKNGGKQRVIVPPQLGFGDEGADFGSGFRIPPNATLEYIVEVEKVSIAPS; encoded by the exons ATGGCAACTTTCTTTGGTTCTCCGGCATTTGTGTCACATCCAGTAGTAAGAACACAACATTTATCTTCATCGTCACAATCACCGCCACCAACACCACCATCACAACCGCCGTCTCAGCCACCATCCCTTAGTAAGAGTTCACAGGAGCCACAGCAGCCATTGGTGGTGAGTTCAGATAAGGCACAACGAAGTAGTAGGGGCACAAATGCTGATTCAACTGATTGGATAGCTTCAAGTTTGACCAGAAGATTTGGTCTTGGTGCTGGGCTGGCTTGGGCAGGTTTCTTAACATTTGGAGTTGTTTCGGAACAAGTAAAAACCCGTTTCGAAGTTAATCAACAAGAAGCTAATACAAG GTACTACGAGTTGAGAGTAGGTGGTGGTGCTATACCAAGAAAAGGGGATTTAGTTGTTATAGATATCAAAGGAAGTGTGCAAGGAGATGGTGTATTTGTAGATACTTTTGGTCGTGATAAAAAGCCACTAGCCCTTGTGGTTGGATCAAGGCCTTATAGCAAGGGTATGTGCGAAGGGGTTGAGATGGTTCTACGATCAATGAAAAATGGTGGAAAACAAAGAGTCATTGTTCCTCCCCAACTCGGTTTTGGAGATGAGGGTGCGGattttggctcaggttttagaatTCCTCCTAATGCAACACTTGAGTACATTGTTGAGGTTGAAAAGGTTTCAATtgcaccctcatga
- the LOC139872242 gene encoding peptidyl-prolyl cis-trans isomerase FKBP17-2, chloroplastic-like isoform X1, which yields MATFFGSPAFVSHPVVRTQHLSSSSQSPPPTPPSQPPSQPPSLSKSSQEPQQPLVVSSDKAQRSSRGTNADSTDWIASSLTRRFGLGAGLAWAGFLTFGVVSEQVKTRFEVNQQEANTRDVEKEEEVVLPNGIRYYELRVGGGAIPRKGDLVVIDIKGSVQGDGVFVDTFGRDKKPLALVVGSRPYSKGMCEGVEMVLRSMKNGGKQRVIVPPQLGFGDEGADFGSGFRIPPNATLEYIVEVEKVSIAPS from the exons ATGGCAACTTTCTTTGGTTCTCCGGCATTTGTGTCACATCCAGTAGTAAGAACACAACATTTATCTTCATCGTCACAATCACCGCCACCAACACCACCATCACAACCGCCGTCTCAGCCACCATCCCTTAGTAAGAGTTCACAGGAGCCACAGCAGCCATTGGTGGTGAGTTCAGATAAGGCACAACGAAGTAGTAGGGGCACAAATGCTGATTCAACTGATTGGATAGCTTCAAGTTTGACCAGAAGATTTGGTCTTGGTGCTGGGCTGGCTTGGGCAGGTTTCTTAACATTTGGAGTTGTTTCGGAACAAGTAAAAACCCGTTTCGAAGTTAATCAACAAGAAGCTAATACAAG AGATGTAGAGAAGGAAGAGGAAGTAGTATTACCTAATGGCATAAG GTACTACGAGTTGAGAGTAGGTGGTGGTGCTATACCAAGAAAAGGGGATTTAGTTGTTATAGATATCAAAGGAAGTGTGCAAGGAGATGGTGTATTTGTAGATACTTTTGGTCGTGATAAAAAGCCACTAGCCCTTGTGGTTGGATCAAGGCCTTATAGCAAGGGTATGTGCGAAGGGGTTGAGATGGTTCTACGATCAATGAAAAATGGTGGAAAACAAAGAGTCATTGTTCCTCCCCAACTCGGTTTTGGAGATGAGGGTGCGGattttggctcaggttttagaatTCCTCCTAATGCAACACTTGAGTACATTGTTGAGGTTGAAAAGGTTTCAATtgcaccctcatga